From the Musa acuminata AAA Group cultivar baxijiao chromosome BXJ1-2, Cavendish_Baxijiao_AAA, whole genome shotgun sequence genome, one window contains:
- the LOC135602020 gene encoding beta-glucuronosyltransferase GlcAT14B-like has protein sequence MELRAKAAPLVPLSMERRWMWPLLLCSIVVIVLAVTSSNMSIISSFQTMFWIFPTVPSANRTGPAFVESQLASAAPPPVGSRIPRLAYLISGSKGDLDRLWRTLRALYHPRNIYVVHLDLESPASERLELALRVANDTVLSTVGNVHVVEKANMVTYRGPTMVASTLHACAILLKESKEWDWFINLSASDYPLVTQDDILHVFSSLPRNISFVEHTSRLGWKEGQRAKPLMVDPGLYMTRKTDVFWVSQKREVPTAFKLFTGSAWVALTREFAEFCVWGWDNLPRILLMYYTNFVSSPEGYFQTVICNAPEFSVTVANHDLHYISWDVPPKQHPHTLSMDDLPKMIGSNAPFARKFKRDDPVLDQIDAELLGRAKGSFVPGGWCAGAPLCTEIGDPTRLQPGPGAERLAALMDVIVRSKKFTQNQCR, from the exons ATGGAGCTGAGAGCCAAGGCGGCTCCTCTTGTTCCCCTTTCCATGGAGAGAAGATGGATGTGGCCCTTGCTGCTGTGCTCGATCGTCGTCATCGTCCTCGCGGTCACCTCCTCCAACATGAGCATCATCTCCTCCTTCCAGACCATGTTCTGGATCTTCCCTACCGTGCCGTCCGCGAACAGGACCGGCCCCGCCTTCGTCGAGTCGCAGTTAGCGTCCGCCGCTCCCCCGCCTGTAGGTTCCCGGATTCCCCGGCTGGCCTATTTGATCTCCGGATCCAAGGGCGACTTGGACCGGCTGTGGCGCACGCTGCGGGCGCTGTATCATCCTCGCAATATCTACGTCGTCCACCTGGACTTGGAGTCTCCGGCGAGCGAGAGGCTGGAGCTGGCTTTGCGCGTCGCCAACGATACCGTGTTATCCACCGTCGGCAACGTGCACGTCGTCGAGAAGGCTAACATGGTTACTTACCGAGGACCGACGATGGTGGCCAGCACACTTCATGCCTGTGCTATACTTCTCAAGGAGAGCAAGGAGTGGGACTGGTTCATCAATCTCAGTGCCTCGGATTACCCTCTCGTCACACAAGATG ACATACTGCATGTTTTCTCGTCGCTGCCGAGGAACATAAGCTTTGTCGAGCACACGAGCAGATTGGGCTGGAAAGA GGGCCAGAGAGCAAAACCTTTGATGGTAGATCCTGGGCTGTACATGACTCGCAAGACCGATGTGTTTTGGGTGAGTCAGAAAAGAGAGGTACCGACTGCATTCAAGCTGTTCACAG GCTCTGCATGGGTGGCTCTGACTCGAGAATTCGCGGAGTTCTGCGTGTGGGGATGGGACAATCTGCCAAGAATTCTCCTCATGTACTACACCAACTTCGTCTCCTCCCCCGAAGGCTACTTCCAGACGGTGATCTGCAACGCACCCGAGTTCTCGGtcaccgtcgccaaccacgacctGCACTACATCTCGTGGGACGTGCCCCCGAAGCAGCACCCTCACACCCTCTCCATGGACGACTTGCCCAAAATGATCGGCAGCAACGCCCCCTTCGCCCGCAAGTTCAAACGGGACGACCCGGTGCTGGACCAGATCGACGCGGAGCTTCTCGGCAGGGCAAAAGGAAGCTTCGTCCCTGGAGGATGGTGTGCAGGAGCACCCCTGTGCACGGAGATCGGAGATCCCACGCGACTCCAGCCCGGGCCCGGGGCCGAGCGGCTCGCTGCGCTCATGGACGTGATCGTCCGATCGAAGAAGTTTACTCAGAACCAGTGTAGATAG